CCTTCGGAAAAATCAACTTCTGGATGGGCTCAAGGTCATCCGAGACATCCACGACTTCCAACGCAGTAAACAGCACACTGTTGTACCAGTGATTGTAATATTCGTAGGCATCCTCGTTCAAGATGCGGTGGGAATCCGGATGCTGTTTCAACAGTTCCTCGAAAAAAGCATTCCGTTCCGTCGCGGTCTTCGCCTGATCCAGATTCACTAAAGTTTCAAAGTACCGGGCCTCCTTTTTGTTCAAGCCCAGCACTTCAACAAACTTGGGAATCATGCGACTAGAAAGTTTCTTTCCCTTGACGATGTCGTTATAGTAGCTGCGAGTCCTGGGAAGCCCCAGCAGCACACAAGCTCCAGCTCTTGTAAAACCAGGGTCTGTCAGTACACGGGCAGCCTGGTACTCGTCCAGATACTTGCGAAAATTTGTAAACTGAAATATGTCTATTATTCTATCCACATCTTAAATGTACTCAAATTTTGACTCAAAGTCAAGACCTTTCTGTAAAATTTTGAGATTATTTTTGAGTACATTCTACAATTATGGATTATCGTCCTTTGAACTGGTCGCCAAACTTAAGTTCGGTTTCCTTGGCACCGTTCAGGTTCACGAGGCGGCCAGGGTCGAACACGAGGTCTTTCGCGAGGCCTTCCTTGAGGGACTGCGCACGGTCCAAGAGTTCGGCGGCACAGCTGCTCGAAAGGAGCGCTTGCCTCACCTGCATCGCGACATCGTCAGCACCTTCCTTGCCAGAAGTTGCGCCATCCAAGCAGAACCCCTTGCAAAGCCTTGCCGCAAGCTGCTTGAGCCTGCCCTCGGCACCCTTGTCGGTACTGCCGTCCTCGATCTTGAAGCCGTAGTAAAGCTTGAACACGTCGAGCGCCTCGCCCGCGGTAATCACGCGCTTCAGCTTACCTTCCCAGGCGTCTGCAATCTGCCCGAAAATCCACGGGTTGTGCATGGCGCCGCGCCCGATGGCCACACCGGACACGCCGTAATTTTGAATACGCTCGCAGGCGACCTCCACGCTGTTCACGTCGCCATTCCCGATTACAGGAATCTTCGCGGCAGCGGCAGCCTTCCCAATCCAGTCCCAGTCGGCGAGGCCGTTGTACCCCTGCAGGCGGGTACGACCGTGCACCGTAAGCATTTCAACGCCCTCGCCCTCGGCAATCCGGAGGGTTTCCAGCACGTTGATGCTCTCGCTATCCCAGCCGATGCGGCACTTGAGCGTAAGGGGCATATCTACCCCGCAACCGTCCAGCGCGGCACGCACGTCGTGCAAAATCTCCTGCAGGCGCGGCAGGTCGCGCAAAAGGCCCGATCCGCTGCCCTTGCCCGCCACCTTCGGCGCCGGGCAGCCCGCATTCACCTCGATGTAATCTGGCTTGAGCGCTACGGCAATCTTCCGGGCTGCATCCGCCATCTTGTCGGGGAAACGCCCAAAAATCTGCACCCCAAAGGGCCTTTCTTCCGGGAAAAACCGGAGCTGCTTATGGCCTTCCAGGTTGAATACGGCATCGCCGTCCGTCGGCACGAACTCCGAAACCAGGAGCCCCATGCGGTTGCCGGAGAGCACCCTGCAAAGCCTGCGGAAGGGCGCATCCGTCACTCCGTCCATCGGACTGAGGATAGTATTCGGGAACACTTCCAGCCCCCGAAGGCGAAACGAAATTTTTGCCGGTTTTTGCGCCATTTTTAAACTTTCAACATTTGTCAACATTTAAACCACAATTATCCACACATTGTCCGCAATGAGAGCCCGAAAAAAATATTTAAATTTCAATTAGTTTACCCGCTAACTCTTTGTTAAACTTATATTTAAGTCGTCTAAAAAACTATTAACCCCACGAACGAACCGTGCCAAACATAACAAAACAAGCCCTTATCCAAGAGATTGCCAAATCCACCGGATTTGTGCGTAACGATATCAAGACCGTCGTCGAGCAGTTCCTCGACCTGGTCGGCGAAAAACTCATCGAAGGCAACACCATCGAAATCCGCGGTTTCGGTACGTTCGCCTGCAAGCCCCGCAAGGCACGCCCCGCAAGGAACCCGCGTACCGGCGAGACGGTGCAGATCGAAGAACGCATGGTGCCCACCTTCAAGTTCAGTAACGATATCAAGGACAAGATCAACGCTCTCGAAGGTGTCATCGGCGAAGCCGTCGAAGCCCCCGAAGAAGTCACGGCCGAGTCCGAAATCTAGTCCCCCACAGCACCCAAGTTTGAAAAAGCCGACGCGCCAGCGCCGGTTTATTTTTTTACATCAGCGAGGCGATTTCGGCCTCGGTTAAAAAACGCCATCCACCCCTTCCCAGCGTCTCATCCAGCGCCACAGGTCCGATGGCCTCCCGCTTGAGCGTCAGCACGTGGTTCCCTACGGCGGCAAACATGCGCCGGACCTGGTGGTACAGTCCCTCGCCGATTGCTATCACCACGGTATCGCCTTCCACCCGGATTTCCCGGGCAAGCACTGGGCGGCGTTCGTCCTTGAGCATCACGCCCTTCAAAAGTTCGGCTTCCTGCTCGGCGGTAAACGGGCGCGCAAGGCCCACGCGGTAATACTTGAGCATACCCTTCTTGGGGCTCTCGACCCTGTGGATAAAGTCCCCCTGGTTGCTCAGGAGCAAAAGGCCTTCCGAATCTGCGTCCAGGCGACCCACACTCTGGATGCCCATCGCGGTAAAGCGGTCGGGCAACAGCGAATACACCGATTCATGGTCGCGCGGGTTGTGACTGCATTCCACGTCGGTCGGCTTGTGGAGCATCACGTAGAGTTTCTCCTGCGTGGTGACCTCCTCGCCGTTCACGGTAATGCACTCGGGCCGTTCCTTGAACTCCATGAACGGGTCGTCCAGGACCTTGCCGTCCAGTTCCACAAAGCCCATGCGCACCAGTGCGCGGGCTTCCTTGCGGCTTCCAAATCCGATACTTGCCAGAAGGCGGTCCAAAGTCAAAGCGGGCATTATTCCTCCACCATCCAGCCGACAATCTTCTTGCGGATAAACCCGAGTTCGGGCAGTTCACCTGTCTTGAGCACGCGGGCACGCCTGCGCCAGAACAGCAGGAAGAGGATTCCGGCATACACGAGCGTCACCAGCAGCAGGTACAGGAATCGGCACAGGTTCGTACGGGCATGGATTGCACCCTGCGCCCGCAGTTCGCGGTCACGGCACCAGTCCATCCTAAAGTCCCAGGCCTGCAGGTACGGGAAACTCTTGAATATCCCGTTCAGGGCAGCGCCATAGCCCATCGTCTCGTAATCGCTACGGATACCCTCGACAAAGCAATCCACGAACTTTATGTTGAACAAGTTCACGATAATGGCAAGCAGGCTTTTTACGTAACGGAATGCGCGGGCATCCAGGTCGGGCGTAAGGATAATCGTCCAGAACTGCTCATCCGTAAGCTTGGGCTTTTCTTTTTTTTCTGGCTCAGGTTCCGGTGCAGGCGGCTCGCTTGCCTTCGGCGTTTCAGTCTTCGGAGGTTCTGACTTCGGGAGCTCAGTTTTCGGCGGTTCCGCTTTCGGGGTTTCCACCTTCTCGGCAGGAACATCTCCAGCTACCGTTTTCTCAGTCTGGACTTCCCTAGCCGGCGAAGCATTTTCGACTGGTTCAACCTTCTTTTCCTCGGCGGGAGCGGTCTTTTTCTCTATAGGCTTTGTAGGAGTCGTCGCCACGAACTCAGGCTCGGCAACGTCATCATCCACATCCTTGTCCAAGCTGTCATCCGATTCCTTGCTTTTCTTTCCCCAGGTTTTCTCGCCCGTCCAAATCTTTTTCTTGAAAAAGAAAAACAGCGCCCGGCACCCGTGTTCCCCCGCCTCGAATTCAACCCTGAACCGGAACGGGAAAAACAGCAGTACCAGCGCTACTACACAAATGACAATGGCAAGCCAGAAAAGGAATCCGCCCATCACTTCTCGGCTTCGTCAGCCTTCTTGCTAATAATGTCAATGAGTTCGGCAAAGCTCTTGGTCTTGAGAATCTGGCCGAACTGTTCCTTGTAGTTACGGGCAGTCGAAAGGTCATCGATTACCAAGTCCCAGGCCTTCCAGTTGCCGTTCACGAGGCTCATCTTGTATTCAAGCACAGATTCCTTGCCCTTGTTCCAGAGATGAGCGACCACGCGGGCCTCGTCCGAGCCCTTCATCTTCGCGGGTTCATAGATGGTAGAATCCGCGCGGTAGAGTTCCAGGCGCTTGGCGCTAGAATTACGGACCATGCGCTGGAATTCCGCAACGAACTTCTCCTGCGAGGCGGCATCCTGCTTGTCCCAGTCGCCCTTCGAAAGCGACTTCTTCGCCAGGAGCGCGAAGTCGAAGGAATCGTTCAGCAACGACTTGACGCGTTCCGTTTCCTTCGCGTTGCGGCTAGACTTCTTAAGGAGCGTCTGGAGCTCCGCATCCTTCTTCTTCACTGCATTTACGGGATCATCGGCAGCAAAAGCCAGCACCGATGCGAGCGAAAGCAGCACAAACATCTTCCTAATCATACACATCTCCTTTTATTTGCCCATGTATTCCTGATGGAATTCCTTGAGCGACATGCCCATCCTGGACACGAGTTGAGCAAATTCCACGTTGTACTTGCAGACTGCAAAATAGTAGTCCTTCTGCAAAGATACATTCTGCGTATAGGCCGAGACCAGGTCACCTGTCTTGGACTTGTCCAAATCGTACTGCATCGCCGCCCCCTTCAGGATGGCATCGGAAGCACGGAGGCTTTCCCTGAGCGCGTCCATCTTTTCCTTGGCTGCGACAGTCTGGTAGTACTGTTCCTCGGCTTTCGCCACAAGGCCAATCGCCGCATAGTCTTCCTTCATCTGCAAGCCACGATATTCCGTGCGAGCCGCCCGGAATGCAGCCCAGTCCTTCCAGAAGTTCAGGCGGTAGCGCAAGCCCACGCCGATATAGCCCGAAAGTTTGTTCACCGCGTCTTCGGCAAAGGCGTTCTTCACCATCACCTTGCGGTTGCCTGCCCAGCTCTTCACGTATTCGAACTTGCCCATGATAAAGAACTCGGGCGCAAGTTTCGCCTCGGCCAGGTCCATCTGGAGTTTGCGTGCATCCAGCCCTGCAGCAAGTTGCTTGAGTTCAGGGTGATACTTGATCGTATGATCGCGGACATCGTCGAGTGTCGGGAGCGGCTCTGGCCTTGCCGTAAGGCAGGTATCTTCGGCCTCAAAAGTGTCGCCCTCGGGCAATGCGAGCGAAAAACGGATAGCAAGCTGGATACGCTTCATACCCAGTTCCGCATCCGTCACGCCTTCCTTCACCGAGTACATTTTCGCCTTTAGGTTCAGGAGGTCCATCTGCGAAACGTTCGGGTCATCATCGTCAAGCGCTTCCTCGAGTTTCTCGTAGGCATCATCCACACGTTTCTGCGCATCGGCAGCCAGTTTCTGCATTTCCTTCGCGAGCAGGTAGTTATAATAGTAGGTCTGCAGTTCCACATCCTTCTTGTGGATTTCCTGCTCCACCGCCATCGTTTTCTGCTTCAGGTCGGCTTCGAGTGCCTTCTTGCCCGAACGGTACTGGCCAAAGTTTAGCGGCTGGATGAACTTTCCCTCGACACCCCAGAACGGGCCCATTCTCGTAAAGTCATAGACATCCACCGTATCTCCCCAGTTGTCCACCGATTCCTTGAGGCCGGGGGCGGGACCCACCATGGTCGATACGTAGAATGTCGGCAGAATCACCTCGGAAGTGAGCGCAGCAAGTTTGTTCTTCTTTTCTTCGGTAGCATGCTTGGATTCCGCCAGTTGCGGATCCTTGGCCAGCCCTTCTTCTACAAACCGCATACAGTCGTAACGGACTTCGCCAGAAAAAGCCAAAGTCGCCAACAGAAGGACTACCACACAGCGGAACATACTATAAATCTAGCAAAAAAAGGCCTAGAAACGCAAGCCAATGGTCAGCAAATACCGACCGTTAATCGGAAGATTGCGAGTTACCTGTCCGCAAGAAAATCTATATGCGAAAGGTTCCTGTACTTTTCCATCACATGCTCGTAGTAGCCTGTAGGCAGCGGCCGGTTCAGTTCCTGCATCCTGTCTACAGCCGAATGCCCGATGTTATAGGCTATAAGCGCATCTTTCCAGTTGCCGTACTTCGCGATGAGACGGATAAGGTAGGCAGTGCCCACAATCACGTTCACCTCGGGTTTCATCAGGTCTTCCGTCGTCTGGATATTGAGACCGAACCGGCGACCCATCTTTTGCGCCGTCTCGAGCTTGATCTGCATTAACCCGAGCGCACCCGAAAATGCCCCCGACTGCATGCGCCCGCGGGCATTGGGATTTCCATGGCTTTCCTGAGCCACGACTGCCAAAATCAGGAGAGGGTCCGTCGAATACGAGTGAGCATTCTTCCAGATGAGTTCCGTCAGTTCCAGACGCGTTTCAGGAGATATGCGTCCCTTGGACAGGTAGGCTAGCGCCTTGTCAATCTTCACGTATTCGATAGTCCAGCGGCCCCAGGTATCGAGCCTCTGGAGGTCGCTCCGCAAGGCAAGTTCCTGCGCAGCCAGGTCGGAAAGTTCGTTTTTACGTACAAGCCACAAGTTGGCGAATACAAGTATCGCAAGGAACGAAACGGCAAAGGCGACGGCAATAACCGGTCCCGAAATCCGCACGCTACTTTTCACGGCGGTCGTTCTCCAGGTATTCGAGATACGAGACCCAGTCCTGAATTACGCCAAAAGAACTGAGCATTGTCGTATCTTGCACCACGCCCAGCTTGCGTAAAGGCCCTATGGAAGATTCCAATCGGTCGATTTCATGCACATACCGGTCCTTCTGAGCCTGAAGCGCAATTATCTGCGCCTGCTTGTCGGCAATATCACGGCCCTGCGCCGCGATGATAAAGAACAAAGTAATAGCCCACCCGAGAATCAAGAGAGCAAGAGCAATTGCTACGGTGGGGCTCAGACGCACGCCAGTCTTCGAAGTGTAGTAAACGCCAATCTGCTGCAACTGCTTAGATACGCCGGAATCCTTGTACGCCTCGCGGCTCGGGAAAATTTCAAAAATATTCTTATATGGCGCAAAATATTCGCGCTGTTCGTCGCTGTCGAAAATCAAGACTAGTTTCGACTTCTGCGCATGCATCTTGTTCAAGAGTTCGAGGAATAAATCCAGGTAGTCGCCCACCTTGAAATGAGCCCGCTGCAAGTTCAAGAAGACAAAGCAACCCGGGCCCTCGGTAAGCATTTCGATCTTTTCACGGACTGCAGCAAGCTGGTACGACCCAAGCGAGCCGGAGAGGGTAATCTCCACGTCGTCACCATGGTCTTCTACTTGAATGTCAATAAGGTCGGCTCTCACGCATTACCCCTTCGAAACCGATATGTTTATCTTGAACTTCTTTTCTTCGGCAACGGTCAGAGCCGTACGCCAGAAGGGATACACGCGCACCCCCTGGTACATCTCGGGTGCAGCAGCAGACGAAGCGCCGAATATCGCCCCCACGAACACCGCTGCGGGCGAGCCGAACTTCATCGTGACAACACACTTGCGACCATAATCGTGAATCGTGAGCTTGCTCGCCTCCGGATAGACCATCGGGCTCTTCCCGTCCCATTTCAGGTCAAAGCCATCGATGGTAATCTTGCCCGAATCCTCGCCAAGCAGGCCAAACTCGAATATCGTTCCAAAGAAACATCTCGAATCCATGTAGGTAGAATTCTCTATCCGGTAGTCTACAGCGAGTTCCGCCGACGAAGTATTCAGGCCGAATGTCTTCGCGACATGGAAAACACCGCGCTTCGCACCGACCGTAAAGCCTTGCTCTTCGAGGAGCTCTATCTCCGCGCCCGAATCGATTCGCTTGATGCGGTATTCGTACGGGTCCTTCAGCAGGTATTCGCGCATCGAAAGCGCCTGGTCTATCTGCGATGCGGTCAGATCGGCATTCGGCAACAGGCAGTCGAGAAACCCGAACGAAGGTTCCGCGTCATCGCGCCAGGCATTGAGGAGATTGACCTCGGAATCCTTATGGCAAAAAACTCGCAGCGCGCCACCCGCATGGTAGTCAAGCAGGAACATGATGTCGTTATTGCCAGCCCATATCTGCTTGCGCCCCTGTAGCAGGTAGTCACAGACTTCCATGCGGAGCCCGTCGAACGAGAGCTTGGAATCAAGCAGGTGCGATGCTGCAGTCAAGTAGCGGAAACCCCAGTCGCGCACGTTCATGCAGCGCATGCCTTCCGCATTTCCCAGGTCGCGGAAGAATATCGGGGACATCGCAGGCATCAGCGCTTCGCAGAAGTCATCGAAGTCCTTGCCTTCAAGGGTAGCCTGGCCGCGACGGTACAAGCTTAGGAACGTCTTCTGGAACAAGTTGATTTCGGGCCTACGCACGAGCGTCTCGCGACAAGTCACTGCCGAAGCCGGAAGTCCGAGTTTCTTACCCGAAGACATCAAGTAGCTTAGCGAACCTTCCGGCGGGAGCTGGTTAATCAGGTAACCCACGGGCCAGGTCTGTACGTCGTTCGTTTCCACAAAATCAACAAGACGCTCGAAAAACGCGACAATCTCTTCGGGGTTTGGAGGCAGGTCCAGGACCACGACCGCAGACTTCCCGCCATGGCAGTACGATTCCGCAATCACGCGCCAACGCAGGTCATCGTTCTCTATCGCGCGGGTCAACGCATCGGCTACGGGCACAATGCGCATCAGCGAGCCCTTGTCTTCTACGGTGAACCAGCCGGACACCGGAGTCGAGCGTCCAACGGTCGCCTGTACAGCAGCCTCGCTCACAAGCGCATAATCGAACCCCGACTTTTCGAGCACGGCAGTCATGCCCATTTCCCACACGAACGAGGAATTGAAGTAACCCTGCGGCTCAATACCGAAATACTTCTTCAGGATTTCACGATGCCGGTCCAATTGCAGGGACTGCGCCTCTTCGGGGAACAGCGGGAGCATCGGGTCGTAGTAGCCACCGCCAAGAAATTCCAGGATGCCTTCACTTATGCCATTCCTGATCTTGCCGAACGCGAGCGGCTTCGCCACCTTGCGTAACATCTTGATGGTCGGGCCATCCATATAGACCGAACATTTCACCAATCCAGACGTAAGCAGCACGTCAAGGCCATCTAGTACGTTGCGGGCAACCGCCTCAAGATTCTTATACGCAGTCGAAGGCGACAGCTGGAGCACAAATGAAATCGTCGGTTTCATAGCAAGAAGAATAGAAAATTTAGTTGCTAGTTATTGACCATTTGCGGGGGCCAAGGATAATAACTGCGGCTAAAAACCGAGCTGCAGGAATAGGCCGCCACCAGGTTCCTGCAAGTTTATCGCCGGCGCGATGCTGATCTTGTACCGATCTTTGTACCGCTCGGCCTTTTCCATATAGCGTTTGCCCATTTCCCTTTGCTCTGACGAGCCAGAAATATCGGAAACTCCCAATCCGAAGGTAAAGGGAACTACAGTTAGCAATGTTCCTATACCAAAAGTTCGCCCCAATATAGCCGTTCCCAAATAATCATAATCTACAACGAATGTGAGCGTTAGCCCCAAAGCAGCAAAGAACACCCCCATGGCAACAGTTTGCCAGCCATCATACAATCTGTCTGATGCGTATTTCTGGCAATTGTCGCCCCAACCGCGATAAATATCTGC
The sequence above is a segment of the Fibrobacter sp. UWR2 genome. Coding sequences within it:
- a CDS encoding phospholipid-binding protein MlaC, encoding MIRKMFVLLSLASVLAFAADDPVNAVKKKDAELQTLLKKSSRNAKETERVKSLLNDSFDFALLAKKSLSKGDWDKQDAASQEKFVAEFQRMVRNSSAKRLELYRADSTIYEPAKMKGSDEARVVAHLWNKGKESVLEYKMSLVNGNWKAWDLVIDDLSTARNYKEQFGQILKTKSFAELIDIISKKADEAEK
- a CDS encoding HU family DNA-binding protein — encoded protein: MPNITKQALIQEIAKSTGFVRNDIKTVVEQFLDLVGEKLIEGNTIEIRGFGTFACKPRKARPARNPRTGETVQIEERMVPTFKFSNDIKDKINALEGVIGEAVEAPEEVTAESEI
- a CDS encoding pseudouridine synthase; its protein translation is MPALTLDRLLASIGFGSRKEARALVRMGFVELDGKVLDDPFMEFKERPECITVNGEEVTTQEKLYVMLHKPTDVECSHNPRDHESVYSLLPDRFTAMGIQSVGRLDADSEGLLLLSNQGDFIHRVESPKKGMLKYYRVGLARPFTAEQEAELLKGVMLKDERRPVLAREIRVEGDTVVIAIGEGLYHQVRRMFAAVGNHVLTLKREAIGPVALDETLGRGGWRFLTEAEIASLM
- a CDS encoding TIGR02147 family protein; its protein translation is MDRIIDIFQFTNFRKYLDEYQAARVLTDPGFTRAGACVLLGLPRTRSYYNDIVKGKKLSSRMIPKFVEVLGLNKKEARYFETLVNLDQAKTATERNAFFEELLKQHPDSHRILNEDAYEYYNHWYNSVLFTALEVVDVSDDLEPIQKLIFPKVSVGTLKRSLELLERLGFVRKNEKGFWKSCRESVSSGAYNNSDLVRQYQLQCFELSKQALLANNDNPSDMGTFTFSVSDDAFKAIAKEIQGMKARVRKIIAQDRKKATGVHQLNIHLFTNLKK
- a CDS encoding TolC family protein encodes the protein MFRCVVVLLLATLAFSGEVRYDCMRFVEEGLAKDPQLAESKHATEEKKNKLAALTSEVILPTFYVSTMVGPAPGLKESVDNWGDTVDVYDFTRMGPFWGVEGKFIQPLNFGQYRSGKKALEADLKQKTMAVEQEIHKKDVELQTYYYNYLLAKEMQKLAADAQKRVDDAYEKLEEALDDDDPNVSQMDLLNLKAKMYSVKEGVTDAELGMKRIQLAIRFSLALPEGDTFEAEDTCLTARPEPLPTLDDVRDHTIKYHPELKQLAAGLDARKLQMDLAEAKLAPEFFIMGKFEYVKSWAGNRKVMVKNAFAEDAVNKLSGYIGVGLRYRLNFWKDWAAFRAARTEYRGLQMKEDYAAIGLVAKAEEQYYQTVAAKEKMDALRESLRASDAILKGAAMQYDLDKSKTGDLVSAYTQNVSLQKDYYFAVCKYNVEFAQLVSRMGMSLKEFHQEYMGK
- a CDS encoding lytic transglycosylase domain-containing protein, which produces MKSSVRISGPVIAVAFAVSFLAILVFANLWLVRKNELSDLAAQELALRSDLQRLDTWGRWTIEYVKIDKALAYLSKGRISPETRLELTELIWKNAHSYSTDPLLILAVVAQESHGNPNARGRMQSGAFSGALGLMQIKLETAQKMGRRFGLNIQTTEDLMKPEVNVIVGTAYLIRLIAKYGNWKDALIAYNIGHSAVDRMQELNRPLPTGYYEHVMEKYRNLSHIDFLADR
- a CDS encoding tRNA-dihydrouridine synthase, with the translated sequence MFPNTILSPMDGVTDAPFRRLCRVLSGNRMGLLVSEFVPTDGDAVFNLEGHKQLRFFPEERPFGVQIFGRFPDKMADAARKIAVALKPDYIEVNAGCPAPKVAGKGSGSGLLRDLPRLQEILHDVRAALDGCGVDMPLTLKCRIGWDSESINVLETLRIAEGEGVEMLTVHGRTRLQGYNGLADWDWIGKAAAAAKIPVIGNGDVNSVEVACERIQNYGVSGVAIGRGAMHNPWIFGQIADAWEGKLKRVITAGEALDVFKLYYGFKIEDGSTDKGAEGRLKQLAARLCKGFCLDGATSGKEGADDVAMQVRQALLSSSCAAELLDRAQSLKEGLAKDLVFDPGRLVNLNGAKETELKFGDQFKGR
- a CDS encoding DUF1926 domain-containing protein — protein: MKPTISFVLQLSPSTAYKNLEAVARNVLDGLDVLLTSGLVKCSVYMDGPTIKMLRKVAKPLAFGKIRNGISEGILEFLGGGYYDPMLPLFPEEAQSLQLDRHREILKKYFGIEPQGYFNSSFVWEMGMTAVLEKSGFDYALVSEAAVQATVGRSTPVSGWFTVEDKGSLMRIVPVADALTRAIENDDLRWRVIAESYCHGGKSAVVVLDLPPNPEEIVAFFERLVDFVETNDVQTWPVGYLINQLPPEGSLSYLMSSGKKLGLPASAVTCRETLVRRPEINLFQKTFLSLYRRGQATLEGKDFDDFCEALMPAMSPIFFRDLGNAEGMRCMNVRDWGFRYLTAASHLLDSKLSFDGLRMEVCDYLLQGRKQIWAGNNDIMFLLDYHAGGALRVFCHKDSEVNLLNAWRDDAEPSFGFLDCLLPNADLTASQIDQALSMREYLLKDPYEYRIKRIDSGAEIELLEEQGFTVGAKRGVFHVAKTFGLNTSSAELAVDYRIENSTYMDSRCFFGTIFEFGLLGEDSGKITIDGFDLKWDGKSPMVYPEASKLTIHDYGRKCVVTMKFGSPAAVFVGAIFGASSAAAPEMYQGVRVYPFWRTALTVAEEKKFKINISVSKG